One Epinephelus lanceolatus isolate andai-2023 chromosome 17, ASM4190304v1, whole genome shotgun sequence genomic window carries:
- the ism1 gene encoding isthmin-1 isoform X2, translating into MVRLAAELLLLLGLLLLTLHITVLRSSPLPQGNETLSLDQDTALTENNINAKSSSSAQLAPEDRRSGPEHRLAHRPASLPWAQGSNVHRDGPGAFLLDLHNFPDLSKADINGQNPNIQVTIEVVDGLESHEPEKGLRKESKPSWASPNWRNWWPHTSSSSSSSSTTQTEEHDRTYGSNSEDSNFLRPPADWDRRGGTGGGSKAQTEYDYMDGEGDWSNWTACSVTCGNGNQKRTRSCGYACTATESRTCDMPNCPGIEDAFKTAATEVSLLAGTDEFNATELFGVDTDSCERWMNCKSDFLKKYMTKVANDLPSCPCSYPTEVAYSTADVHDAPTRRDFRWKDASGPKEKLEIYKPTARYCIRSMLTLESTTLAAQHCCYDDNMKLITRGKGAGTPNLISTEFSADLHYKVDILPWIICKGDWSRYNQARPPNNGQKCPDNPQDEDYYKQFEEAREF; encoded by the exons ATGGTGCGACTGGCGgcggagctgctgctgctcctgggACTTCTTCTCCTTACCTTGCACATCACGGTCCTGCGGAGCAGTCCGCTGCCCCAGGGAAATGAAACTCTGAGCCTGGATCAGGACACAGCACTTACAGAG AACAATATAAATGCAAAAAGCAGCTCCTCTGCCCAGCTGGCTCCTGAAGATCGGAGGTCTGGTCCAGAACATCGATTGGCCCACCGACCTGCCTCCCTCCCCTGGGCACAAGGCAGCAACGTACACAGGGACGGTCCTGGAGCTTTCCTCCTAGATCTGCACAACTTCCCCGACCTCTCCAAAGCTGATATCAATGGACAGAATCCCAACATACAG GTGACCATTGAAGTGGTGGACGGACTGGAGAGTCATGAGCCAGAAAAAGGCCTGCGTAAAGAGAGCAAACCCAGCTGGGCTTCTCCGAACTGGAGAAACTGGTGGCCTCACacttcttcatcctcctcctcctcctccaccactcaAACAGAAGAGCACGATCGCACCTACGGGAGCAACAGCGAGGACAGCAACTTCCTCCGGCCGCCGGCAGACTGGGACAGGAGGGGAGGCACCGGGGGAGGCAGCAAAGCTCAGACTGAATATG ACTATATGGATGGAGAGGGGGACTGGAGTAACTGGACAGCATGCAGCGTCACCTGTGGAAACGGCAACCAGAAGAGAACCAGGTCATGTGGTTACGCCTGTACAGCCACCGAGTCCAGAACTTGTGATATGCCCAACTGCCCAG GTATTGAGGATGCCTTCAAGACAGCAGCTACTGAAGTGAGCCTGTTAGCTGGAACAGATGAGTTCAATGCCACTGAGCTCTTTGGTGTTG ATACAGACAGCTGCGAGCGGTGGATGAACTGCAAGAGCGACTTCTTAAAGAAGTACATGACCAAAGTGGCGAACGACCTTCCCAGCTGCCCTTGCTCTTACCCAACAGAGGTGGCGTACAGTACGGCAGATGTACACGATGCTCCCACGCGCCGGGATTTCCGTTGGAAAGACGCCAGCGGGCCAAAAGAGAAACTGGAGATCTACAAGCCCACGGCCCGTTACTGCATCCGCTCTATGCTGACGCTGGAGTCCACCACGCTGGCGGCGCAGCACTGCTGCTACGATGACAACATGAAGCTCATCACTCGTGGCAAAGGGGCCGGCACGCCCAACCTCATCAGCACAGAGTTCTCAGCTGACCTGCACTATAAAGTGGACATCCTGCCCTGGATAATCTGCAAAGGAGACTGGAGCCGCTACAACCAGGCCAGGCCGCCAAACAATGGGCAGAAGTGTCCCGACAACCCTCAGGACGAGGACTACTACAAACAGTTTGAAGAAGCGAGGGAATTCTAG
- the ism1 gene encoding isthmin-1 isoform X1, producing the protein MVRLAAELLLLLGLLLLTLHITVLRSSPLPQGNETLSLDQDTALTEQNNINAKSSSSAQLAPEDRRSGPEHRLAHRPASLPWAQGSNVHRDGPGAFLLDLHNFPDLSKADINGQNPNIQVTIEVVDGLESHEPEKGLRKESKPSWASPNWRNWWPHTSSSSSSSSTTQTEEHDRTYGSNSEDSNFLRPPADWDRRGGTGGGSKAQTEYDYMDGEGDWSNWTACSVTCGNGNQKRTRSCGYACTATESRTCDMPNCPGIEDAFKTAATEVSLLAGTDEFNATELFGVDTDSCERWMNCKSDFLKKYMTKVANDLPSCPCSYPTEVAYSTADVHDAPTRRDFRWKDASGPKEKLEIYKPTARYCIRSMLTLESTTLAAQHCCYDDNMKLITRGKGAGTPNLISTEFSADLHYKVDILPWIICKGDWSRYNQARPPNNGQKCPDNPQDEDYYKQFEEAREF; encoded by the exons ATGGTGCGACTGGCGgcggagctgctgctgctcctgggACTTCTTCTCCTTACCTTGCACATCACGGTCCTGCGGAGCAGTCCGCTGCCCCAGGGAAATGAAACTCTGAGCCTGGATCAGGACACAGCACTTACAGAG CAGAACAATATAAATGCAAAAAGCAGCTCCTCTGCCCAGCTGGCTCCTGAAGATCGGAGGTCTGGTCCAGAACATCGATTGGCCCACCGACCTGCCTCCCTCCCCTGGGCACAAGGCAGCAACGTACACAGGGACGGTCCTGGAGCTTTCCTCCTAGATCTGCACAACTTCCCCGACCTCTCCAAAGCTGATATCAATGGACAGAATCCCAACATACAG GTGACCATTGAAGTGGTGGACGGACTGGAGAGTCATGAGCCAGAAAAAGGCCTGCGTAAAGAGAGCAAACCCAGCTGGGCTTCTCCGAACTGGAGAAACTGGTGGCCTCACacttcttcatcctcctcctcctcctccaccactcaAACAGAAGAGCACGATCGCACCTACGGGAGCAACAGCGAGGACAGCAACTTCCTCCGGCCGCCGGCAGACTGGGACAGGAGGGGAGGCACCGGGGGAGGCAGCAAAGCTCAGACTGAATATG ACTATATGGATGGAGAGGGGGACTGGAGTAACTGGACAGCATGCAGCGTCACCTGTGGAAACGGCAACCAGAAGAGAACCAGGTCATGTGGTTACGCCTGTACAGCCACCGAGTCCAGAACTTGTGATATGCCCAACTGCCCAG GTATTGAGGATGCCTTCAAGACAGCAGCTACTGAAGTGAGCCTGTTAGCTGGAACAGATGAGTTCAATGCCACTGAGCTCTTTGGTGTTG ATACAGACAGCTGCGAGCGGTGGATGAACTGCAAGAGCGACTTCTTAAAGAAGTACATGACCAAAGTGGCGAACGACCTTCCCAGCTGCCCTTGCTCTTACCCAACAGAGGTGGCGTACAGTACGGCAGATGTACACGATGCTCCCACGCGCCGGGATTTCCGTTGGAAAGACGCCAGCGGGCCAAAAGAGAAACTGGAGATCTACAAGCCCACGGCCCGTTACTGCATCCGCTCTATGCTGACGCTGGAGTCCACCACGCTGGCGGCGCAGCACTGCTGCTACGATGACAACATGAAGCTCATCACTCGTGGCAAAGGGGCCGGCACGCCCAACCTCATCAGCACAGAGTTCTCAGCTGACCTGCACTATAAAGTGGACATCCTGCCCTGGATAATCTGCAAAGGAGACTGGAGCCGCTACAACCAGGCCAGGCCGCCAAACAATGGGCAGAAGTGTCCCGACAACCCTCAGGACGAGGACTACTACAAACAGTTTGAAGAAGCGAGGGAATTCTAG